A single region of the Salinibacter sp. 10B genome encodes:
- a CDS encoding LytTR family DNA-binding domain-containing protein codes for MDALRVLVVDDEAPARKRLTDLVEDTDGITLLAACSDGRSAVEQILRNDAELVFLDVQMPEITGIEVVRLVGPDRMPPVVFVTAYDQYALKAFELAAVDYLLKPFSDDRFRQAVERAAEYARHRSFEELSGRMMDLLRSAGRADLDNGELASDPSIEQGDREANSSPLLERIAVERRNEIELVPTEEVVYFEAEGAYVNVHTDERIHLIRERMKTLEERLPSGQFCRIHRSTIVNLDWVEALEPTDPGNVVARLTTGKRLRVSRSRRKEMEKRLGL; via the coding sequence ATGGATGCTCTTCGTGTTCTCGTTGTTGATGACGAAGCGCCCGCCCGAAAGCGCCTCACCGACCTCGTGGAGGACACCGATGGCATCACGCTACTGGCAGCGTGTAGCGACGGGCGTTCGGCCGTCGAGCAGATCCTCCGCAACGACGCGGAGCTCGTCTTTCTGGACGTGCAGATGCCGGAGATCACCGGAATCGAGGTGGTGCGGCTCGTGGGACCGGACCGCATGCCGCCGGTCGTCTTCGTGACCGCCTACGATCAGTACGCATTGAAAGCCTTCGAACTGGCGGCCGTCGATTACCTGTTGAAGCCCTTTAGCGACGATCGCTTCCGGCAGGCCGTCGAGCGGGCAGCCGAATACGCGCGGCATCGTTCATTCGAGGAGTTGAGCGGCCGCATGATGGATCTGCTCCGTTCGGCTGGCCGGGCCGACCTGGACAACGGAGAATTGGCCTCCGACCCGTCGATCGAACAGGGCGACCGCGAGGCCAACTCCTCTCCCCTACTCGAACGGATTGCGGTGGAGCGTCGAAATGAAATCGAGCTCGTGCCCACTGAGGAGGTAGTCTACTTTGAGGCTGAAGGGGCCTACGTTAACGTTCACACCGACGAGCGCATTCACCTCATCCGTGAGCGGATGAAGACGCTTGAAGAGCGTCTGCCTTCTGGCCAATTCTGCCGCATCCACCGATCAACCATCGTCAACCTCGATTGGGTCGAGGCCCTTGAACCGACGGATCCCGGGAACGTCGTGGCGCGCCTTACGACTGGAAAGCGCCTTCGGGTAAGTCGGAGTCGGCGCAAGGAGATGGAAAAACGACTCGGCTTGTAA